One stretch of Halobaculum marinum DNA includes these proteins:
- a CDS encoding DUF7528 family protein produces MDGDAIVVEVDGATYELTREAAADLQESLADALTERREFFRTAGEFRADGSYVVSRKAADSAGNAKVFDSFEEVRRLYDRLPETFDADDVGTTGITGSRRHMLIRHFAEHPAFDCRIHRRNPLTGRKEDGEE; encoded by the coding sequence GTGGACGGCGATGCCATCGTCGTCGAGGTGGACGGTGCGACGTACGAACTGACACGCGAGGCCGCCGCGGACCTGCAGGAGTCGCTGGCGGACGCGCTGACCGAACGGCGGGAGTTCTTCCGGACGGCGGGGGAGTTCCGCGCCGACGGGAGCTACGTCGTCTCGCGCAAGGCCGCCGACTCGGCGGGGAACGCGAAGGTGTTCGACTCCTTCGAGGAGGTTCGCCGCCTGTACGACCGCCTGCCGGAGACGTTCGACGCCGACGACGTGGGGACCACCGGCATCACCGGGTCGCGCCGGCACATGCTGATCCGGCACTTCGCCGAGCACCCCGCGTTCGACTGCCGGATCCACCGCCGGAATCCGCTGACCGGTCGCAAGGAGGACGGCGAGGAGTAG
- a CDS encoding phosphate uptake regulator PhoU, which translates to METRKVQRLGPSTLAMTLPAEWAKEQNVEKGDEVSLRMGGKGTLTVLPESASTEDAEATLHADNLDADALERAILAQYVLGRRVINITTEDGALGSDHINAVYKAETQLMGLGVIEETPENIAIRCSVDPEDFTLDNLLERLENTGSTMRGEAVKALAHGNADLAQRALNRERQANKIFVLLLRLIFTAYQNPNLARAVGLDSGFPLIGYRSIAKNLELIADNAEDIAEIAMEAEGNTLDVDDATMRRIRDFTDQVDQITAMAVEAAVKRDYALTIEVKYLFRELKDRENDILTDLPEMSNAQLLQVREVLVSLQETAQYAMRIAEVAANLALNEENEFVTIE; encoded by the coding sequence ATGGAAACGCGGAAGGTCCAACGACTGGGCCCCTCGACGCTGGCGATGACGTTGCCCGCCGAATGGGCGAAAGAACAGAACGTTGAGAAGGGCGACGAGGTGTCGCTCCGGATGGGCGGGAAGGGGACGCTGACGGTGCTGCCGGAGTCGGCGAGCACCGAGGACGCCGAGGCGACCCTCCACGCCGACAACCTCGACGCCGACGCGCTCGAACGCGCGATCCTCGCGCAGTACGTGCTCGGCCGGCGCGTCATCAACATCACCACCGAGGACGGCGCGCTCGGCTCCGACCACATCAACGCCGTCTACAAGGCCGAGACGCAGCTCATGGGCCTCGGCGTCATCGAGGAGACGCCGGAGAACATCGCGATTCGCTGTTCGGTCGACCCCGAGGACTTCACGCTCGACAACCTGCTCGAACGCCTGGAGAACACCGGGTCGACGATGCGCGGCGAGGCGGTAAAGGCGCTGGCCCACGGCAACGCCGACCTGGCCCAGCGCGCGCTCAACCGCGAGCGGCAGGCGAACAAGATCTTCGTCCTCCTGCTTCGCCTCATCTTCACGGCGTACCAGAACCCGAACCTCGCGCGCGCAGTCGGCCTCGACTCGGGGTTCCCGCTGATCGGCTACCGTTCGATCGCGAAGAACCTCGAACTCATCGCGGACAACGCCGAGGACATCGCCGAGATCGCGATGGAGGCCGAGGGCAACACGCTCGACGTCGACGACGCGACGATGCGGCGCATCCGCGACTTCACCGACCAGGTCGACCAGATCACCGCGATGGCCGTCGAGGCCGCGGTCAAGCGCGACTACGCGCTCACGATCGAGGTGAAGTACCTGTTCCGCGAGCTGAAAGACCGCGAGAACGACATCCTCACCGACCTGCCGGAGATGTCGAACGCGCAGTTGCTCCAGGTGCGTGAGGTGCTCGTCAGCCTCCAGGAGACGGCGCAGTACGCGATGCGGATCGCGGAGGTCGCCGCGAACCTCGCGCTGAACGAGGAGAACGAGTTCGTCACGATCGAGTAA
- a CDS encoding ATP-NAD kinase family protein: MRIGFLLNPIAGMGGRVGLKGTDGKVAEARARGADPRAPDRARRALDALAERAPDADLVAWGDPMGASEVRAAGFDPEVLGTPAGEETTSDDTGRAVAAFREAGVDLVLFVGGDGTAADVAEGLAGSDTPMLGVPAGVKVYSSVFAVSPEDAAYAAATFERTERREVMDIDEDDYREGEVNPELRAVAHVPVAEQLQSGKQIGGGTVESLAEGVAEDVRARPETTWVLGPGSTVGEVKERLGFEGSPIGVDVFRDGEVVELDATEAEILDALGEDNVIVVTPIGGQGFVFGRGNPQLSPAVIRECDVEVVASRDKLDDLRVLRVDTDDPDLDEALRGWEKVRVGRFERRMMKIV; the protein is encoded by the coding sequence ATGCGAATCGGCTTCCTGCTCAACCCCATCGCGGGCATGGGCGGCCGCGTCGGCCTGAAGGGCACAGACGGGAAGGTCGCGGAGGCGCGCGCCCGGGGGGCCGACCCGCGCGCGCCAGACCGCGCTCGCCGTGCCCTCGACGCCCTCGCCGAGCGCGCACCCGACGCCGACCTGGTCGCGTGGGGCGACCCGATGGGCGCGAGCGAAGTCCGCGCGGCGGGGTTCGACCCCGAGGTGCTCGGCACGCCCGCGGGCGAGGAGACGACCAGCGACGACACGGGCCGCGCCGTGGCGGCGTTCCGTGAGGCCGGCGTCGACCTCGTGCTGTTCGTCGGGGGTGACGGCACCGCCGCCGACGTGGCGGAGGGCTTGGCGGGGAGCGACACGCCGATGCTCGGCGTCCCCGCAGGGGTGAAGGTGTACTCGTCGGTGTTCGCCGTCTCCCCGGAGGACGCCGCCTACGCCGCCGCGACGTTCGAGCGCACCGAACGCCGGGAGGTGATGGACATCGACGAGGACGACTACCGCGAGGGCGAGGTCAACCCCGAACTCCGCGCCGTCGCGCACGTCCCCGTCGCCGAGCAACTCCAGTCTGGGAAACAGATCGGCGGTGGCACCGTCGAGTCGCTCGCCGAGGGCGTCGCCGAGGACGTGCGCGCTCGCCCAGAGACGACGTGGGTGCTCGGGCCCGGGTCGACCGTCGGCGAGGTGAAGGAGCGACTCGGCTTCGAGGGGTCGCCCATCGGCGTCGACGTGTTCCGCGACGGCGAGGTCGTCGAACTGGACGCGACGGAGGCGGAGATTCTCGACGCGCTCGGCGAGGACAACGTCATCGTCGTCACACCCATCGGCGGACAGGGATTCGTCTTCGGCCGCGGCAACCCCCAACTGTCGCCCGCGGTGATCCGCGAGTGCGACGTGGAGGTCGTCGCCTCGCGCGACAAACTCGACGACCTCCGGGTGCTGCGCGTCGACACCGACGACCCGGACCTGGACGAGGCGCTGCGTGGCTGGGAGAAAGTGCGCGTCGGGCGCTTCGAGCGGCGGATGATGAAAATCGTCTGA
- a CDS encoding DoxX family protein encodes MFDTIVLQGASDLFNSAGSAEVFLLARLLFGFVLAFMGLNHFMMTDGLAGYSEAKGVPAPRLATLFSGGLLLLGGLGIATGAFVVVAAGGLAVFLLLSAVTIHNFWAVPEDQQQDEMTSFLKNTVMAGAALAFLALASAPWPYALNLGLL; translated from the coding sequence ATGTTCGACACAATCGTGCTCCAGGGTGCGTCCGACCTGTTCAACAGCGCCGGCTCCGCCGAGGTGTTCCTCCTCGCGCGGCTCCTGTTCGGCTTCGTCCTCGCGTTCATGGGACTGAACCACTTCATGATGACCGACGGCCTCGCTGGCTACTCCGAGGCGAAGGGCGTCCCGGCGCCGCGGCTCGCGACGCTGTTCTCCGGCGGCCTGCTCCTGCTCGGTGGCCTCGGCATCGCGACGGGCGCGTTCGTCGTCGTCGCCGCGGGCGGCCTCGCGGTGTTCCTGCTGCTGTCGGCGGTCACCATCCACAACTTCTGGGCCGTCCCCGAGGACCAGCAGCAAGACGAGATGACGAGCTTCCTCAAGAACACCGTGATGGCCGGCGCGGCGCTCGCGTTTCTCGCGCTCGCCTCCGCCCCGTGGCCGTACGCGCTGAACCTCGGTCTGCTGTAG
- a CDS encoding DICT sensory domain-containing protein — MSLRAVIASVEDREKRLTVFDPPDEAVVEELREYFASQAVRVEVGSTDSGLSGYVVLSDEHDDEVLAAVDLRHLDGDLTAAPGEQGAFAPILEHLDGATFTSYDIPQMMAATREMEDRAWRAGTGELHAGFQRVGAIRAQKGVYEDLATKHLDIHTYCAPSDDHPEIEGVTIHQVDSREIAESWFVVYDGGGNPNDACALLAEERGDTDGRRFYGFWTYDPAIVGRVLDHLTEQYVLSAN; from the coding sequence ATGTCGTTGCGCGCAGTCATCGCGTCCGTCGAGGACCGCGAGAAGCGGTTGACGGTGTTCGATCCCCCCGACGAGGCGGTCGTCGAGGAGCTGCGCGAGTACTTCGCCTCGCAGGCGGTTCGCGTCGAGGTCGGCAGCACCGACAGCGGGCTCTCGGGCTACGTCGTGCTGTCGGACGAACACGACGACGAGGTGCTCGCGGCGGTCGACCTGCGGCACCTCGACGGTGACCTGACGGCGGCGCCGGGCGAACAGGGCGCGTTCGCCCCGATCCTCGAACACCTCGACGGCGCCACGTTCACCTCCTACGACATCCCGCAGATGATGGCCGCGACGCGGGAGATGGAAGACCGCGCGTGGCGCGCGGGGACGGGCGAACTCCACGCGGGGTTCCAGCGCGTCGGCGCCATCCGCGCGCAGAAGGGGGTGTACGAGGACCTCGCCACCAAACACCTCGACATCCACACGTACTGCGCACCGAGCGACGACCACCCGGAGATCGAAGGCGTCACGATCCACCAGGTGGACTCCCGAGAGATCGCCGAGTCGTGGTTCGTCGTCTACGACGGCGGCGGCAACCCCAACGACGCGTGCGCGCTCCTCGCCGAAGAGCGCGGTGACACCGACGGACGACGGTTCTACGGCTTCTGGACGTACGACCCTGCGATCGTCGGGCGTGTGCTCGATCACTTGACCGAACAGTACGTACTTTCAGCTAACTGA
- a CDS encoding COG1361 S-layer family protein: MSHRFSASVIAAVLCLSLVGPGFVGVAAAVEDPRFEADVPEPVVQPGTTQQLTVELTNDAADYDETVEPAYDVRATVGDTDGIEVLSGTREVGRMGNGATRAVTVQIDVAASIAGGTHRVPIVVEYRDEDDRDEVVTQTVYATVRVQERARFAVESVDSAAPVGGSGPVDVTIRNVGEEQASNAVVAFQSGNSDLTFGQSASARRFVGTLAPNETATVSVDATLSSSAETREYAVDATVEYETVEGASATSRPLSFGVLPIPEQTFGVEGLESTLRVGEEGQLTGTVTNTGEQTVTNAVVLFETTNPNVSPLEPEVAVGSLAPGESAEFAFDIEVSDAAEAGPRQFTLRVQYRDPDGTQQTGDPIDAPATVAEERDEFAVSVVNGSFESGSSGTLTLEVTNNRETTVREVSAKLFLDAPLSSSDDEGFIDVLEPGETKEVTFDLSMAGSAIVGKKYPASVDFRYETSEGDTLISDTYRVPIRATAASGGGIPLGLVGVVAVVVVGLIGGVIVRRNR, encoded by the coding sequence ATGTCACACCGTTTCAGCGCGAGCGTTATCGCGGCAGTACTCTGCCTGTCACTGGTCGGCCCCGGCTTCGTCGGCGTCGCCGCGGCGGTTGAGGATCCGCGGTTCGAGGCGGACGTGCCCGAACCGGTCGTACAGCCAGGAACGACCCAACAGCTGACGGTCGAACTCACGAACGACGCAGCCGACTACGACGAGACCGTCGAGCCGGCGTACGACGTCCGCGCGACCGTCGGCGACACCGACGGGATCGAGGTGCTCTCGGGCACTCGCGAGGTCGGTCGGATGGGTAACGGCGCCACGCGCGCGGTTACTGTCCAGATCGACGTGGCGGCCTCCATCGCCGGTGGGACCCACCGCGTCCCCATCGTCGTCGAGTACCGCGACGAGGACGACCGCGACGAGGTCGTCACCCAGACCGTGTACGCCACCGTCCGCGTCCAAGAGCGCGCGCGGTTCGCCGTCGAGTCCGTCGACTCTGCGGCGCCCGTTGGCGGTTCCGGCCCGGTCGACGTGACCATCCGGAACGTGGGTGAAGAGCAGGCGTCCAACGCCGTGGTCGCGTTCCAGTCCGGGAACTCGGATCTCACGTTCGGGCAGTCGGCGAGTGCGCGCCGGTTCGTCGGCACGCTCGCGCCCAACGAGACCGCGACGGTGAGCGTCGACGCGACGCTGTCGTCGTCCGCTGAGACCCGCGAGTACGCCGTCGACGCGACCGTCGAGTACGAGACCGTGGAGGGCGCCTCCGCGACCTCCCGGCCGCTGTCGTTCGGCGTCCTGCCGATCCCCGAGCAGACGTTCGGCGTCGAGGGACTGGAGAGCACCCTCCGCGTCGGCGAGGAGGGACAACTCACCGGAACGGTGACGAACACTGGCGAACAGACCGTGACGAACGCGGTCGTGCTGTTCGAGACGACCAACCCCAACGTCTCGCCGTTGGAACCGGAGGTGGCCGTCGGCTCGCTCGCGCCGGGTGAGTCCGCCGAGTTCGCCTTCGACATCGAAGTGTCCGACGCCGCGGAGGCCGGCCCACGCCAGTTCACGCTGCGCGTGCAGTACCGCGACCCAGATGGCACCCAGCAGACCGGCGACCCAATCGACGCGCCGGCGACCGTCGCCGAAGAGCGTGACGAGTTCGCCGTCAGCGTCGTCAACGGGAGCTTCGAGTCTGGCAGCAGCGGGACGCTCACGCTCGAGGTGACGAACAACCGCGAGACGACCGTGCGCGAAGTCTCGGCGAAGCTGTTCCTCGACGCGCCGCTGTCCTCCAGCGACGACGAGGGGTTCATCGACGTGCTCGAACCCGGCGAGACGAAGGAGGTGACGTTCGACCTGTCGATGGCCGGTTCCGCCATCGTCGGCAAGAAGTACCCCGCGAGCGTCGACTTCCGCTACGAGACGAGCGAGGGTGACACGCTCATCTCCGACACCTACCGCGTGCCCATCCGCGCGACCGCCGCCAGCGGCGGCGGCATCCCGCTCGGCCTCGTCGGCGTCGTCGCAGTCGTCGTCGTCGGACTGATCGGGGGCGTCATCGTCAGGCGCAACAGATGA
- a CDS encoding efflux RND transporter permease subunit has translation MSDGRIVGQIATEITERPGRIVVAFLLVTVLFAGGLANVSTSAGTEQFTSGIPAEQALSDIQREFGPSFTTDSGSTQLVQRNRNVLSKPAMIRMLEAQSRLQDTDGLRVVGVSSPAATVARTIDPTATTTDAQIRALEQATPSEVDEAVRANADNPAFTGGVSDDFNAESASASAAIGVVSHQIPGAGGGGAAAGQSGSSPLTDIQLRSQRVVDTVGGDITVFGSGIISDEFSTVITDSLIIVTPAAVILIAGFLVVAYRDLLDLFLGSFTLLLAVVWTFGFLGLAGIPFSQMMIAVPPLLLAVGIDFGIHAVNRYREDRAEGLGIDEAMNLAVRQLVVAFFIVTGTTVIGFLANLTSALAPIREFGLVAAAGILFTFLLFGIFLPAAKVLIDRNREALPIPTFSQKPLGAEGSGLADVLRVGVWIGERGPRVFLALMVVLTVASGGYAAGISTSFSQEDFLPPEETPDYLESLPEPFAPGDYSAVGTLNFLEEKFTASQGGSVTIYVEGDMEEPTRLEEIHRMGESPPSSFVSEDGHAQEQSIITVIRQRAASDPEFRRLVNRNDRNANGIPDDNLGEVYDYLLSSSSRDQALQYLAEDRRSTQVVYSAQADASQNEVTADGRAVAERYRATSGIAVATGSTVVFAAVSDLIFTSAVQSLAVALALTVVFLLVIYGVLEGRPSLGLVNTVPIVASVALVAATMRLAGIAFNAFTATILSLTIGLGIDYSVHVVHRFVDERTEHDLITALERTVRGTGGALLGSMLTTTTGIGVLMLAVLSILGQFGVLTALSILYSFATSMLVLPSALVVWDRLEGHDPDRPVEAKTGLSIPFLGGGSDAGGANDPAGPEPTRGD, from the coding sequence ATGAGCGACGGGCGGATCGTCGGTCAGATCGCGACCGAGATCACCGAGCGTCCCGGCCGGATCGTCGTGGCGTTCCTGCTGGTGACGGTGCTGTTCGCCGGCGGCCTGGCGAACGTCTCCACGTCCGCGGGGACCGAGCAGTTCACCTCCGGCATCCCGGCCGAGCAGGCGCTGTCCGACATCCAGCGCGAGTTCGGCCCGTCGTTCACGACCGACAGCGGGTCGACACAGCTCGTCCAGCGCAACCGGAACGTGCTGTCGAAGCCGGCGATGATCCGGATGCTGGAGGCGCAGTCGCGACTCCAAGACACCGACGGCTTACGCGTCGTCGGCGTCTCCTCGCCGGCGGCGACGGTCGCGCGAACGATCGACCCGACCGCGACGACGACCGACGCGCAGATCCGCGCGCTCGAACAGGCGACGCCCTCGGAGGTCGACGAGGCGGTCCGGGCGAACGCCGACAACCCCGCGTTCACCGGCGGCGTCTCTGACGACTTCAACGCCGAGTCGGCGTCCGCCTCCGCGGCGATCGGCGTCGTCAGCCACCAGATCCCCGGCGCCGGCGGCGGCGGTGCGGCCGCTGGGCAGTCCGGGTCGAGCCCGCTGACCGACATCCAACTACGGAGTCAGCGCGTCGTCGACACCGTCGGCGGCGACATCACCGTCTTCGGCTCCGGGATCATCTCCGACGAGTTCTCCACGGTGATCACGGACTCGCTGATCATCGTCACGCCCGCCGCGGTGATCCTCATCGCGGGCTTCCTCGTGGTCGCCTACCGCGACCTGCTCGACCTGTTCCTCGGGTCGTTCACCCTACTGTTGGCGGTCGTGTGGACGTTCGGCTTCCTCGGGCTGGCCGGGATCCCGTTCAGCCAGATGATGATCGCGGTGCCGCCGCTGCTGCTCGCGGTCGGCATCGACTTCGGGATCCACGCGGTGAACCGCTACCGCGAGGACCGCGCGGAGGGGCTCGGCATCGACGAGGCGATGAACCTCGCGGTCCGGCAGCTCGTCGTGGCGTTCTTCATCGTCACCGGGACGACCGTGATCGGATTCCTCGCGAACCTCACCTCCGCGCTCGCGCCGATCCGCGAGTTCGGACTGGTCGCGGCGGCGGGCATCCTGTTCACGTTCCTGCTGTTCGGGATCTTCCTCCCGGCCGCGAAGGTGCTCATCGACCGCAACCGCGAGGCGCTGCCGATCCCCACGTTCTCGCAGAAGCCGCTGGGCGCCGAAGGGAGCGGACTCGCGGACGTGCTCCGCGTCGGCGTCTGGATCGGCGAGCGCGGGCCGCGAGTGTTCCTCGCGCTAATGGTCGTGCTCACGGTCGCCTCCGGCGGCTACGCCGCGGGCATCTCCACCTCGTTCTCGCAGGAGGACTTCCTCCCGCCCGAGGAGACGCCGGACTACCTGGAGTCGCTGCCAGAACCGTTCGCGCCGGGCGACTACTCCGCCGTCGGGACGCTCAACTTCCTCGAAGAGAAGTTCACCGCGAGCCAGGGCGGGTCGGTGACCATCTACGTCGAGGGGGACATGGAGGAACCGACCAGACTCGAGGAGATCCATCGCATGGGTGAGAGTCCCCCCAGTTCGTTCGTCAGCGAGGACGGCCACGCCCAAGAGCAGAGCATCATCACGGTGATCCGCCAGCGCGCGGCGAGCGACCCCGAGTTCCGCCGACTCGTGAACCGCAACGACCGCAACGCCAACGGGATCCCCGACGACAACCTCGGAGAGGTGTACGACTACCTGCTGTCGTCGTCCTCGCGCGACCAGGCACTCCAGTACCTCGCCGAGGACCGACGGAGCACGCAGGTCGTCTACTCGGCGCAGGCCGACGCCAGCCAAAACGAGGTGACCGCCGACGGTCGCGCCGTCGCCGAGCGCTACCGCGCGACCAGCGGTATCGCCGTCGCCACCGGGAGCACGGTGGTGTTCGCGGCGGTGTCGGACCTCATCTTCACCTCCGCGGTGCAGAGCCTCGCGGTGGCACTGGCGCTGACGGTCGTGTTCCTGCTCGTCATCTACGGTGTGCTGGAGGGCCGCCCCTCGCTGGGGCTGGTGAACACGGTCCCGATCGTAGCGTCGGTCGCGCTCGTCGCGGCGACGATGCGGCTCGCGGGAATCGCGTTCAACGCGTTCACCGCGACGATCCTGTCGCTCACGATCGGGCTCGGGATCGACTACTCGGTCCACGTCGTCCACCGCTTCGTCGACGAGCGGACCGAACACGACCTGATCACCGCCTTGGAGCGGACCGTCCGGGGGACCGGCGGCGCACTGCTGGGCAGCATGCTCACCACGACGACCGGCATCGGGGTGTTGATGCTCGCGGTGCTCAGCATCCTCGGCCAGTTCGGTGTGCTCACCGCCTTGTCGATCCTCTACTCGTTCGCCACGTCGATGCTGGTGCTCCCCTCGGCGTTGGTTGTCTGGGACCGCCTCGAAGGCCACGACCCCGACCGCCCCGTGGAGGCGAAGACGGGGCTGTCGATCCCGTTCCTCGGCGGCGGGAGCGACGCCGGAGGCGCGAACGACCCGGCCGGACCGGAACCGACGCGCGGCGACTGA
- a CDS encoding acylphosphatase, with translation MSDDERVHAHVFVSGRVQGVFYRATTRDTARERGVDGWVKNLDDGRVEAVFEGRRDAVEGMVEWCHTGSPSAVVEDVAVEYGDPEGLTGFTVRR, from the coding sequence ATGAGCGACGACGAGCGAGTTCACGCACACGTGTTCGTCTCCGGGCGCGTGCAGGGCGTCTTCTACCGAGCGACCACCCGCGACACCGCCCGCGAGCGGGGCGTCGACGGCTGGGTCAAAAACCTCGACGACGGGCGCGTGGAGGCCGTCTTCGAGGGGCGGCGCGACGCGGTCGAAGGGATGGTCGAGTGGTGTCACACGGGCAGTCCGAGCGCAGTCGTCGAGGACGTCGCGGTCGAGTACGGCGACCCCGAGGGCCTGACGGGGTTCACCGTCCGTCGGTAG
- a CDS encoding DMT family transporter produces MYVVSKWGFARVPPLTLGFLRVAVGAAALYAVVRARGVTVDRADYRRFAVLGGWVALTIATQFLGTEWTNASQGSLLTVLTPVFTVALGAWVLGETVTRRTVVGVGLAGVGTLVVLAGQYDLGSLAVANAAGVGALVLASVAWAGYTVWGVPVVRKYSALTAATYSSLASLPVLALLSAVEVAVRAPPLGALTTPGALAAVAYLGLGSTAAAWYLWYKGLETVSAGTVSVFFFAQPLVGAALGAALLGEAVGPWFLVGGVVMAVGIWTVSTGRAAADTATGSGAERSTEG; encoded by the coding sequence ATGTACGTCGTGAGCAAGTGGGGGTTCGCGCGAGTGCCGCCGCTCACCTTGGGGTTCCTGCGCGTCGCGGTCGGCGCCGCCGCGCTGTACGCGGTGGTCCGCGCTCGCGGCGTCACGGTCGACCGGGCGGACTACCGCCGGTTCGCCGTGCTCGGCGGGTGGGTCGCGCTCACCATCGCGACCCAGTTCCTCGGCACGGAGTGGACGAACGCGAGTCAGGGATCGCTGCTCACCGTCCTCACGCCGGTGTTCACCGTCGCGCTCGGCGCGTGGGTGCTCGGGGAGACGGTCACCCGTCGGACGGTGGTCGGCGTCGGCCTCGCCGGCGTCGGCACGCTCGTTGTGCTCGCAGGGCAGTACGACCTCGGGAGCCTCGCGGTCGCCAACGCGGCCGGCGTCGGCGCGCTCGTCCTCGCGAGCGTCGCGTGGGCCGGCTACACCGTCTGGGGCGTACCGGTCGTCAGGAAGTACTCGGCGTTGACGGCGGCGACGTACTCCTCGCTGGCGTCGCTCCCGGTGTTGGCACTCCTGTCGGCGGTGGAGGTGGCGGTTCGAGCGCCGCCGCTGGGGGCGCTGACGACGCCGGGCGCACTGGCGGCGGTGGCGTACCTCGGTCTCGGGTCGACCGCGGCCGCCTGGTACCTCTGGTACAAGGGGTTGGAGACGGTGTCGGCGGGCACCGTGTCGGTGTTCTTCTTCGCGCAACCGCTCGTCGGGGCGGCGCTGGGGGCGGCGCTGCTGGGCGAGGCAGTCGGCCCGTGGTTCCTCGTGGGCGGCGTGGTGATGGCCGTCGGCATCTGGACGGTGAGCACCGGTCGTGCCGCCGCCGACACGGCGACTGGCTCCGGCGCCGAGCGTTCGACTGAGGGCTGA
- a CDS encoding phosphomannomutase: MDLFGTAGIRGDVTERVTPGLVLDVARALGAHAREAGDREFVVGRDGRVTGPALAAAAEAGLESAGATVRRIGQVPTPALAFASRGRRGVMLTASHNPPTDNGVKAFVDGVEYGEAAETAIEEAVAAGAAPTDWDEWGDGADEEVLDAYRAAVVDYARGFGADPEDLRVAVDCGNGMAALATPQVLREVGADVVTLNATVDGHFPGRESKPTPESLTDLREFVREGGADFGIGHDGDADRIVVVDGDGEVVHEDTVLAILAERYVATSDADDPVVVTTPNASGRIDERVEAAGGRVERVALGYLHDGIAAARAGGGDVVFAAEPWKHVHTGFGDWIDAVVSAAVLTRLVADEGLGGLRAPVTERPYRKVSVDCPDDAKPAVMERLGESLPAAFPDAEVDPEYGVRLTFPDASWTLVRPSGTEPYVRVYAEHDDVDPFVDEVAAVVESAVSAVTES; this comes from the coding sequence ATGGACCTGTTCGGAACCGCCGGCATCCGCGGCGACGTGACCGAGCGCGTCACGCCGGGGCTCGTCCTCGACGTGGCCCGCGCGCTCGGCGCTCACGCCCGCGAGGCCGGCGACCGGGAGTTCGTCGTCGGTCGCGACGGTCGCGTCACCGGACCGGCGCTGGCGGCGGCTGCCGAGGCTGGACTGGAGTCGGCGGGCGCGACCGTGCGCCGCATCGGTCAGGTGCCGACGCCCGCGCTGGCGTTCGCCTCGCGCGGTCGCCGCGGCGTCATGCTCACCGCTTCGCACAACCCGCCGACCGACAACGGCGTGAAGGCGTTCGTCGACGGCGTCGAGTACGGCGAAGCCGCCGAGACTGCCATCGAGGAGGCCGTCGCCGCCGGCGCCGCTCCGACCGACTGGGACGAGTGGGGCGACGGCGCCGACGAGGAGGTGCTCGACGCCTATCGTGCGGCCGTCGTCGACTACGCTCGCGGCTTCGGCGCGGACCCCGAGGACCTGCGCGTCGCCGTCGACTGCGGCAACGGGATGGCCGCGTTGGCGACCCCGCAGGTGCTCCGGGAGGTGGGTGCCGACGTGGTGACGCTCAACGCGACCGTCGACGGCCACTTCCCCGGCCGCGAGTCGAAGCCGACGCCGGAGTCGCTGACGGACCTCCGCGAGTTCGTCCGCGAGGGCGGTGCCGACTTCGGCATCGGTCACGACGGCGACGCCGACCGCATCGTCGTCGTCGACGGCGACGGCGAGGTCGTCCACGAGGACACCGTGCTCGCCATCCTCGCCGAGCGGTACGTCGCGACGAGCGACGCCGACGACCCCGTCGTCGTCACGACGCCCAACGCCTCCGGTCGGATCGACGAGCGCGTCGAGGCGGCGGGCGGACGCGTCGAGCGCGTCGCGCTCGGCTACCTCCACGACGGCATCGCTGCCGCCCGCGCGGGCGGGGGCGACGTGGTGTTCGCGGCCGAGCCGTGGAAGCACGTCCACACCGGCTTCGGCGACTGGATCGACGCCGTCGTCAGCGCCGCGGTGTTGACCCGCCTCGTCGCCGACGAGGGACTCGGCGGCCTGCGCGCACCCGTCACCGAGCGCCCGTACCGGAAGGTGAGCGTCGACTGCCCCGACGACGCCAAGCCCGCCGTGATGGAGCGACTCGGTGAGTCGCTGCCGGCGGCGTTCCCCGACGCCGAGGTCGACCCCGAGTACGGCGTGCGGCTCACGTTCCCGGACGCCTCGTGGACGCTCGTGCGCCCCTCGGGCACCGAGCCGTACGTCCGCGTGTACGCCGAACACGACGACGTCGATCCGTTCGTCGACGAAGTCGCCGCCGTCGTCGAGTCTGCCGTGAGTGCTGTCACTGAGTCGTAA